One Dromiciops gliroides isolate mDroGli1 chromosome 3, mDroGli1.pri, whole genome shotgun sequence DNA segment encodes these proteins:
- the LOC122751092 gene encoding LOW QUALITY PROTEIN: olfactory receptor 688 (The sequence of the model RefSeq protein was modified relative to this genomic sequence to represent the inferred CDS: inserted 1 base in 1 codon), giving the protein MIPVPSTLNSSHLQISEFILMGFPGIHHWQHWLSLPLLLLYLLALSANLLILMTIWQDLTLHKPMYKFLGILSIVDIGLATTIMPKILAILWFNAKAISLPECFAQIYAIHWFVTMESSIFLCMAFDRYMAICHPLYYPSLVTDTFIFKATMSMFIRNGIGVMPVPVLAAMRHYCSGNKIEHCLCSNLGVISLACDDITVNRFYQLAFAWVIIGGDMTLVFSSYVLILRSVLKLNSTEAISKALSTCSSHLILILFFYTAIVVVSVTHLAGRKFPLIPVLLNVLHNVIPPALNPMVYALRTQELRLGFQKVLGXGGEMSRK; this is encoded by the exons ATGATTCCTGTCCCCAGTACCCTGAACAGCTCCCACCTCCAGATCTCTGAGTTTATCCTGATGGGGTTCCCAGGCATCCACCATTGGCAGCACTGGCTCTCTCTCCCCCTACTGCTGCTCTACCTTTTAGCCCTCAGTGCCAATCTCCTCATCCTGATGACTATATGGCAGGATCTGACTTTGCACAAACCCATGTACAAGTTCCTGGGCATTCTTTCTATAGTGGATATAGGTCTGGCCACCACCATAATGCCCAAGATCCTGGCCATCTTATGGTTCAATGCCAAGGCCATCAGCCTCCCTGAGTGTTTTGCTCAGATATATGCAATTCACTGGTTTGTGACCATGGAGTCAAGCATTTTCCTCTGCATGGCTTTTGACAGGTATATGGCCATTTGCCATCCTCTTTACTACCCTTCTCTTGTCACAGACACCTTCATCTTCAAAGCTACAATGTCTATGTTCATCAGAAATGGCATAGGGGTCATGCCAGTGCCTGTACTGGCTGCAATGCGACATTATTGCTCTGGAAATAAGATTGAACATTGTTTGTGCTCTAACTTGGGGGTCATCAGCCTGGCCTGTGATGACATCACAGTAAACAGATTTTACCAGCTGGCCTTTGCTTGGGTCATAATTGGAGGTGATATGACTCTGGTCTTTTCCTCCTATGTCCTGATCCTACGCTCTGTGCTAAAGCTGAATTCCACTGAGGCCATTTCAAAGGCCCTCAGCACATGTAGCTCCCACCTCATTCTCATCCTCTTCTTCTACACAGCTATTGTTGTGGTGTCTGTCACACACTTGGCAGGGAGAAAGTTTCCCCTAATCCCTGTGCTCCTCAATGTATTGCATAATGTCATCCCTCCAGCCCTCAACCCTATGGTATATGCTCTCAGAACCCAGGAACTCAGGCTGGGCTTCCAGAAAGTacttg tgggtggggaaatGTCCAGGAAGTAG
- the LOC122749837 gene encoding olfactory receptor 52B2-like: MMENNFTIFHPTVFILLGIPGLENYHIWFSIPFCLMYVTAVLGNGLLILVVLTEHSLHEPMYIFLSMLAGTDILLSTTTVPKALAIFWFHAGEIAFDACITQMFFIHVAFVAESGILLAMAFDRYVAICTPLRYMTILTPAMIGKISLAIWGRSIGTIFPIIFLLKRLPYCKTNIIPHSYCEHIGVARLACADITINIWYGFSVPMASVLVDVALIGISYTLILHAVFRLPSQEARHKALNTCGSHIGVILLFFIPSFFTFLTHRFGKNIPHHVHILLANLYVLIPPMLNPIIYGAKTKQIRDSMAHMFSVMAKG, from the coding sequence atgatggaaaataatttcactatCTTCCATCCTACTGTATTTATCCTGCTTGGCATTCCAGGGCTTGAGAACTACCACATCTGGTTCTCCATTCCATTCTGCCTCATGTATGTGACTGCAGTGTTGGGTAATGGTCTTCTTATCCTTGTTGTACTCACTGAGCACAGTCTCCATGAACCCATGTACATATTTCTTTCCATGTTGGCTGGAACTGACATACTACTTTCTACCACTACTGTGCCCAAGGCCCTGGCCATCTTCTGGTTCCATGCTGGGGAGATTGCTTTTGATGCCTGCATCACCCAGATGTTCTTTATCCATGTTGCTTTTGTGGCTGAATCTGGGATCCTCTTGGCCATGGCATTTGACCGATACGTGGCCATTTGTACTCCCTTACGGTACATGACAATCTTAACACCTGCAATGATCGGGAAAATTTCCCTGGCTATTTGGGGGAGGAGCATTGGGACCATATTTCCCATCATTTTCCTGCTGAAGAGACTGCCATACTGTAAGACCAATATCATCCCTCACTCATACTGTGAGCACATTGGTGTGGCCCGGCTGGCTTGTGCTGACATCACTATCAATATTTGGTATGGTTTCTCAGTCCCAATGGCATCAGTATTAGTTGATGTTGCACTCATTGGTATATCTTACACCCTGATCCTTCATGCTGTCTTCAGATTACCCTCCCAGGAGGCCCGGCACAAAGCACTCAACACCTGTGGCTCCCACATTGGGGTCATCTTACTTTTCTTCATTCCATCATTTTTTACCTTCTTGACTCACCGCTTTGGCAAGAACATCCCCCATCATGTCCATATTCTCCTTGCCAATCTCTATGTCCTTATCCCTCCCATGCTCAATCCTATCATTTATGGGGCAAAGACCAAGCAGATTAGGGACAGTATGGCCCATATGTTCTCTGTCATGGCCAAGGGATAA
- the LOC122749756 gene encoding olfactory receptor 52B2, protein MVNTNHTIFHPAVFVLLGIPGLERYHIWLSIPLCFIYATAVLGNSVLILVIVMEHSLHEPMYIFLSMLAGTDILLSTTTVPKALAIFWFHARDIAFDACVTQVFFVHVMFVGESAILLAMAFDRYVAICDPLRYSMILTLPVVGRMALAIVVRSFCIIFPVIFLLKRLPFCRTNVIPHSYCEHIGVARLACADITVNIWYGFSVPIVMVITDVVLVAVSYTLILRAIFRMPSQDARHKALSTCGSHLCVILMFYVPSFFTLLTHRFGRNIPRHVHIVLANLYVVVPPMLNPIVYGVKTKQIREAVAHFFMEIKKWFSSSSLG, encoded by the coding sequence ATGGTGAACACCAATCACACTATCTTTCACCCTGCTGTGTTTGTCCTGCTTGGCATCCCAGGCCTAGAGAGATACCACATCTGGCTTTCCATCCCCTTATGCTTTATATATGCAACTGCAGTACTGGGGAACAGTGTTCTGATTCTGGTCATTGTCATGGAACACAGCCTCCATGAGCCCATGTACATATTTCTTTCCATGTTGGCTGGCACTGACATCCTACTTTCTACTACCACTGTGCCCAAAGCCTTGGCCATTTTCTGGTTCCATGCACGGGACATCGCCTTTGATGCTTGTGTGACCCAAGTCTTCTTTGTCCATGTGATGTTTGTGGGGGAATCGGCCATCTTGTTGGCCATGGCCTTTGATCGCTATGTGGCTATTTGTGACCCACTGAGATATTCAATGATTCTGACGTTACCTGTTGTGGGGAGGATGGCTCTAGCCATTGTTGTCCGGAGCTTCTGCATCATCTTTCCTGTCATCTTCCTGCTAAAGAGGCTACCGTTCTGTAGGACCAATGTGATCCCCCATTCATACTGTGAGCACATTGGGGTGGCCCGACTGGCCTGTGCTGACATTACTGTCAATATATGGTATGGCTTCTCTGTCCCTATTGTTATGGTGATCACTGATGTGGTGCTCGTTGCAGTGTCCTATACCCTGATCCTCCGTGCCATCTTTCGGATGCCCTCTCAGGACGCTAGACACAAAGCACTCAGCACCTGTGGCTCCCACCTTTGTGTCATCCTCATGTTTTATGTCCCATCCTTCTTCACTTTATTGACTCATCGTTTTGGGCGCAACATTCCACGCCATGTACACATTGTATTGGCAAACTTGTATGTGGTGGTGCCTCCCATGCTTAACCCCATTGTTTATGGGGTGAAGACAAAGCAGATCAGAGAGGCTGTGGCTCACTTTTTCATGGAAATCAAGAAGTGGTTTTCCTCATCCTCATTGGGCTGA